In Lytechinus variegatus isolate NC3 chromosome 12, Lvar_3.0, whole genome shotgun sequence, a single window of DNA contains:
- the LOC121424889 gene encoding uncharacterized protein LOC121424889 isoform X3, translating into MSQTTGSKDSPRQGPNQASNNTSQNNTKEDGAMKDDGGKKTPNIARSKRGTGFKIPLKGKVKTPSQAKPKGKTAKTPTPDELTLGTSVTLLGKIPKVKGAEFSLDDSDKFETIPVTKKAKMGESGKDVKTGFHPPDDTDIASAAWFMKMFQAAQKCMNLSNQPIAGDTSAPTRSAAQTKTRPDSPGAPTPDGPLRRDGVPAKRPRPGQRDIESRTRGRSPSTCHAPSIDINEDDSNSEYGYHRPIASRKRKWADSLLSQLSTSGSGRQSIASGRYEKEGVSVISEGFSSAIFASSPSSRHDSVESKPVSAADLITKYCPQLKAETTDSEESKPIFCLDSELGRQSVNSAAVKLDKPFSSCLNYLNDRGRDLRPTNRVVKKHFRFGERDFKHAFKTPTVPDAAFCVGDAKAKRSRYSNQNPLGSRRFKRLESQLTSIDQAARASMRLATYHTYLLTAFRESERLGISPEDRRDIWECVMKIAEYQFEQVHRKQAIQDGMPLQDPAPASPPRVGGIYRLIGRVSSRSNSKVLSASPRFRNRRGHLPVPGPPFRPSLCSSHLYKARQGNCCRAKKKRGKNFLLSGRLVDPRPLRTNPSQTLEGHNRVNDKFRPSHKLGKIKIDSNSDSGFPWSIYRHPASGGSPPSPPGSENESSRGATPVQSSLDCEDLADFSGTLSKLSEYSSPLQTEDEFSHKQFGDDCGAVSPPTLCIRDSGKVCPDKVRQPDGGNISHSRLLFEGALSPLGMDAPRGCGQGDIQSFRQPTDRSICLNTTRDPALLPRAQQTEAHTVAHYRAAAIKAGLSERAANFSAERLRSSTRSTYDSRLSHYVRWCRQPKTNPCRASVGLSRRILSLVGLWRQ; encoded by the exons ATGAGCCAAACAACTGGATCGAAAGACTCTCCCCGTCAGGGCCCCAATCAAGCCAGTAATAACACTTCCCAGAACAATACGAAAGAGGATGGAGCTATGAAAGATGATGGAGGAAAGAAAACCCCCAATATAGCCAGGTCTAAACGAGGTACAGGGTTCAAAATCCCCCTCAAAGGAAAAGTCAAGACCCCCTCCCAGGCCAAACCCAAGGGGAAGACAGCTAAAACCCCTACTCCGGACGAATTAACCCTCGGGACGTCCGTCACCTTACTGGGAAAGATACCGAAGGTTAAGGGGGCCGAGTTTTCTTTGGACGACTCGGATAAATTCGAGACGATTCCCGTCACCAAGAAAGCGAAGATGGGGGAATCAGGGAAGGACGTAAAAACGGGTTTTCATCCCCCTGACGACACGGACATTGCCTCGGCGGCATGGTTCATGAAGATGTTCCAGGCGGCGCAAAAATGTATGAACTTGTCGAATCAGCCGATTGCAGGCGACACCAGCGCCCCTACCAGATCAGCGGCGCAGACCAAAACTCGGCCCGACAGCCCAGGCGCCCCGACGCCGGACGGGCCGCTGAGGCGTGACGGAGTACCGGCGAAGCGGCCACGGCCAGGACAACGGGACATTGAAAGCCGTACTCGGGGGAGAAGCCCGAGTACCTGTCATGCTCCCTCTATTGATATAAATGAGGATGATTCAAACTCTGAATATGGCTACCATCGGCCCATAGCATCCCGCAAGCGAAAATGGGCAGACTCTTTGCTGTCTCAACTTTCCACTTCAGGATCAGGGAGACAGAGCATTGCTAGCGGTCGTTATGAGAAGGAGGGGGTTTCAGTGATTAGTGAGGGTTTTTCTTCAGCTATTTTTGCTTCCAGCCCCAGCTCTCGCCATGATAGCGTAGAAAGCAAGCCTGTTTCGGCTGCAGATTTGATTACGAAATACTGCCCCCAGCTTAAGGCAGAGACTACCGACTCAGAGGAATCTAAGCCTATTTTCTGTCTCGATTCGGAGCTTGGGAGACAATCTGTCAACTCAGCTGCGGTGAAGCTTGACAAACCCTTCTCATCCTGCCTGAATTACCTTAATGACAGGGGAAGGGACTTACGTCCTACCAACAGAGTGGTTAAGAAGCACTTTCGCTTTGGGGAACGAGACTTTAAGCACGCTTTCAAGACTCCCACAGTCCCAGATGCAGCCTTTTGTGTTGGTGATGCTAAGGCTAAGAGATCGCGCTACTCTAATCAGAATCCACTCGGGTCACGTAGATTTAAGCGTTTGGAGAGTCAGTTGACCTCTATTGACCAGGCAGCCAGGGCATCTATGCGCCTAGCAACCTATCACACATATCTTTTGACAGCCTTTCGGGAATCTGAGAGACTAGGTATCTCCCCAGAGGATCGCAGAGACATATGGGAGTGTGTTATGAAGATTGCAGAATACCAGTTTGAACAG GTTCATCGAAAACAAGCCATTCAAGATGGAATGCCTCTCCAAGATCCTGCCCCTGCTTCGCCCCCACGAGTGGGCGGCATCTATAGACTTATCGGACGCGTATCTTCACGTTCCAATAGCAAGGTCCTCTCAGCATCTCCTAGGTTTCGCAATAGGAGGGGACACTTACCAGTACCAGGCCCTCCCTTTCGGCCTTCGCTCTGCTCCTCGCATCTTTACAAGGCTCGTCAGGGTAATTGCTGTAGAGCTAAGAAGAAGAGGGGTAAAAATTTTTTGCTATCTGGACGATTGGTTGATCCTCGCCCCCTCAGAACAAACCCTTCTCAGACACTTGAAGGTCACAATCGCGTTAACGACAAATTTAGGCCTTCTCATAAACTGGGAAAAATCAAGATTGACTCCAACTCAGACTCCGGATTTCCTTGGAGCATTTATAGACATCCCGCGTCAGGTGGCAGCCCCCCTTCCCCACCGGGTTCAGAGAATGAGAGCAGTCGCGGAGCAACTCCTGTCCAGTCGTCTCTCGACTGCGAAGACTTGGCAGATTTTTCTGGGACTCTTAGCAAGCTTAGTGAATACAGTTCCCCCTTGCAGACTGAGGATGAATTTTCACATAAACAGTTTGGAGATGATTGCGGTGCAGTTAGCCCTCCAACACTTTGCATCCGAGATAGTGGAAAAGTGTGTCCTGATAAAGTCAGACAACCAGACGGTGGTAACATATCACATAGCAGACTTCTTTTCGAGGGGGCGCTATCTCCCCTCGGAATGGATGCTCCACGAGGCTGTGGCCAGGGAGATATTCAATCATTTCGGCAACCCACAGATAGATCTATTTGCCTCAACACTACCAGGGACCCAGCACTACTACCCCGAGCCCAACAAACTGAGGCTCACACTGTGGCCCATTACAGGGCAGCAGCAATCAAGGCTGGACTTTCTGAACGGGCTGCCAATTTCTCAGCAGAACGTTTACGGTCTTCCACACGATCAACCTACGACTCCAGACTCAGTCACTATGTGAGATGGTGTCGGCAGCCTAAGACTAATCCATGCAGGGCATCTGTAG GGCTGTCTCGCCGGATACTATCTCTCGTTGGATTGTGGAGGCAGTGA
- the LOC121424889 gene encoding uncharacterized protein LOC121424889 isoform X2: MSQTTGSKDSPRQGPNQASNNTSQNNTKEDGAMKDDGGKKTPNIARSKRGTGFKIPLKGKVKTPSQAKPKGKTAKTPTPDELTLGTSVTLLGKIPKVKGAEFSLDDSDKFETIPVTKKAKMGESGKDVKTGFHPPDDTDIASAAWFMKMFQAAQKCMNLSNQPIAGDTSAPTRSAAQTKTRPDSPGAPTPDGPLRRDGVPAKRPRPGQRDIESRTRGRSPSTCHAPSIDINEDDSNSEYGYHRPIASRKRKWADSLLSQLSTSGSGRQSIASGRYEKEGVSVISEGFSSAIFASSPSSRHDSVESKPVSAADLITKYCPQLKAETTDSEESKPIFCLDSELGRQSVNSAAVKLDKPFSSCLNYLNDRGRDLRPTNRVVKKHFRFGERDFKHAFKTPTVPDAAFCVGDAKAKRSRYSNQNPLGSRRFKRLESQLTSIDQAARASMRLATYHTYLLTAFRESERLGISPEDRRDIWECVMKIAEYQFEQVHRKQAIQDGMPLQDPAPASPPRVGGIYRLIGRVSSRSNSKVLSASPRFRNRRGHLPVPGPPFRPSLCSSHLYKARQGNCCRAKKKRGKNFLLSGRLVDPRPLRTNPSQTLEGHNRVNDKFRPSHKLGKIKIDSNSDSGFPWSIYRHPASGGSPPSPPGSENESSRGATPVQSSLDCEDLADFSGTLSKLSEYSSPLQTEDEFSHKQFGDDCGAVSPPTLCIRDSGKVCPDKVRQPDGGNISHSRLLFEGALSPLGMDAPRGCGQGDIQSFRQPTDRSICLNTTRDPALLPRAQQTEAHTVAHYRAAAIKAGLSERAANFSAERLRSSTRSTYDSRLSHYVRWCRQPKTNPCRASVVSFPLTGLSRRILSLVGLWRQ; encoded by the exons ATGAGCCAAACAACTGGATCGAAAGACTCTCCCCGTCAGGGCCCCAATCAAGCCAGTAATAACACTTCCCAGAACAATACGAAAGAGGATGGAGCTATGAAAGATGATGGAGGAAAGAAAACCCCCAATATAGCCAGGTCTAAACGAGGTACAGGGTTCAAAATCCCCCTCAAAGGAAAAGTCAAGACCCCCTCCCAGGCCAAACCCAAGGGGAAGACAGCTAAAACCCCTACTCCGGACGAATTAACCCTCGGGACGTCCGTCACCTTACTGGGAAAGATACCGAAGGTTAAGGGGGCCGAGTTTTCTTTGGACGACTCGGATAAATTCGAGACGATTCCCGTCACCAAGAAAGCGAAGATGGGGGAATCAGGGAAGGACGTAAAAACGGGTTTTCATCCCCCTGACGACACGGACATTGCCTCGGCGGCATGGTTCATGAAGATGTTCCAGGCGGCGCAAAAATGTATGAACTTGTCGAATCAGCCGATTGCAGGCGACACCAGCGCCCCTACCAGATCAGCGGCGCAGACCAAAACTCGGCCCGACAGCCCAGGCGCCCCGACGCCGGACGGGCCGCTGAGGCGTGACGGAGTACCGGCGAAGCGGCCACGGCCAGGACAACGGGACATTGAAAGCCGTACTCGGGGGAGAAGCCCGAGTACCTGTCATGCTCCCTCTATTGATATAAATGAGGATGATTCAAACTCTGAATATGGCTACCATCGGCCCATAGCATCCCGCAAGCGAAAATGGGCAGACTCTTTGCTGTCTCAACTTTCCACTTCAGGATCAGGGAGACAGAGCATTGCTAGCGGTCGTTATGAGAAGGAGGGGGTTTCAGTGATTAGTGAGGGTTTTTCTTCAGCTATTTTTGCTTCCAGCCCCAGCTCTCGCCATGATAGCGTAGAAAGCAAGCCTGTTTCGGCTGCAGATTTGATTACGAAATACTGCCCCCAGCTTAAGGCAGAGACTACCGACTCAGAGGAATCTAAGCCTATTTTCTGTCTCGATTCGGAGCTTGGGAGACAATCTGTCAACTCAGCTGCGGTGAAGCTTGACAAACCCTTCTCATCCTGCCTGAATTACCTTAATGACAGGGGAAGGGACTTACGTCCTACCAACAGAGTGGTTAAGAAGCACTTTCGCTTTGGGGAACGAGACTTTAAGCACGCTTTCAAGACTCCCACAGTCCCAGATGCAGCCTTTTGTGTTGGTGATGCTAAGGCTAAGAGATCGCGCTACTCTAATCAGAATCCACTCGGGTCACGTAGATTTAAGCGTTTGGAGAGTCAGTTGACCTCTATTGACCAGGCAGCCAGGGCATCTATGCGCCTAGCAACCTATCACACATATCTTTTGACAGCCTTTCGGGAATCTGAGAGACTAGGTATCTCCCCAGAGGATCGCAGAGACATATGGGAGTGTGTTATGAAGATTGCAGAATACCAGTTTGAACAG GTTCATCGAAAACAAGCCATTCAAGATGGAATGCCTCTCCAAGATCCTGCCCCTGCTTCGCCCCCACGAGTGGGCGGCATCTATAGACTTATCGGACGCGTATCTTCACGTTCCAATAGCAAGGTCCTCTCAGCATCTCCTAGGTTTCGCAATAGGAGGGGACACTTACCAGTACCAGGCCCTCCCTTTCGGCCTTCGCTCTGCTCCTCGCATCTTTACAAGGCTCGTCAGGGTAATTGCTGTAGAGCTAAGAAGAAGAGGGGTAAAAATTTTTTGCTATCTGGACGATTGGTTGATCCTCGCCCCCTCAGAACAAACCCTTCTCAGACACTTGAAGGTCACAATCGCGTTAACGACAAATTTAGGCCTTCTCATAAACTGGGAAAAATCAAGATTGACTCCAACTCAGACTCCGGATTTCCTTGGAGCATTTATAGACATCCCGCGTCAGGTGGCAGCCCCCCTTCCCCACCGGGTTCAGAGAATGAGAGCAGTCGCGGAGCAACTCCTGTCCAGTCGTCTCTCGACTGCGAAGACTTGGCAGATTTTTCTGGGACTCTTAGCAAGCTTAGTGAATACAGTTCCCCCTTGCAGACTGAGGATGAATTTTCACATAAACAGTTTGGAGATGATTGCGGTGCAGTTAGCCCTCCAACACTTTGCATCCGAGATAGTGGAAAAGTGTGTCCTGATAAAGTCAGACAACCAGACGGTGGTAACATATCACATAGCAGACTTCTTTTCGAGGGGGCGCTATCTCCCCTCGGAATGGATGCTCCACGAGGCTGTGGCCAGGGAGATATTCAATCATTTCGGCAACCCACAGATAGATCTATTTGCCTCAACACTACCAGGGACCCAGCACTACTACCCCGAGCCCAACAAACTGAGGCTCACACTGTGGCCCATTACAGGGCAGCAGCAATCAAGGCTGGACTTTCTGAACGGGCTGCCAATTTCTCAGCAGAACGTTTACGGTCTTCCACACGATCAACCTACGACTCCAGACTCAGTCACTATGTGAGATGGTGTCGGCAGCCTAAGACTAATCCATGCAGGGCATCTGTAG tttcattCCCCCTCACAGGGCTGTCTCGCCGGATACTATCTCTCGTTGGATTGTGGAGGCAGTGA
- the LOC121424889 gene encoding uncharacterized protein LOC121424889 isoform X1 — protein sequence MSQTTGSKDSPRQGPNQASNNTSQNNTKEDGAMKDDGGKKTPNIARSKRGTGFKIPLKGKVKTPSQAKPKGKTAKTPTPDELTLGTSVTLLGKIPKVKGAEFSLDDSDKFETIPVTKKAKMGESGKDVKTGFHPPDDTDIASAAWFMKMFQAAQKCMNLSNQPIAGDTSAPTRSAAQTKTRPDSPGAPTPDGPLRRDGVPAKRPRPGQRDIESRTRGRSPSTCHAPSIDINEDDSNSEYGYHRPIASRKRKWADSLLSQLSTSGSGRQSIASGRYEKEGVSVISEGFSSAIFASSPSSRHDSVESKPVSAADLITKYCPQLKAETTDSEESKPIFCLDSELGRQSVNSAAVKLDKPFSSCLNYLNDRGRDLRPTNRVVKKHFRFGERDFKHAFKTPTVPDAAFCVGDAKAKRSRYSNQNPLGSRRFKRLESQLTSIDQAARASMRLATYHTYLLTAFRESERLGISPEDRRDIWECVMKIAEYQFEQVHRKQAIQDGMPLQDPAPASPPRVGGIYRLIGRVSSRSNSKVLSASPRFRNRRGHLPVPGPPFRPSLCSSHLYKARQGNCCRAKKKRGKNFLLSGRLVDPRPLRTNPSQTLEGHNRVNDKFRPSHKLGKIKIDSNSDSGFPWSIYRHPASGGSPPSPPGSENESSRGATPVQSSLDCEDLADFSGTLSKLSEYSSPLQTEDEFSHKQFGDDCGAVSPPTLCIRDSGKVCPDKVRQPDGGNISHSRLLFEGALSPLGMDAPRGCGQGDIQSFRQPTDRSICLNTTRDPALLPRAQQTEAHTVAHYRAAAIKAGLSERAANFSAERLRSSTRSTYDSRLSHYVRWCRQPKTNPCRASVGEIAEFFISLYDKNLACNTIRGYRSAIAVLHEGFDNGESVSSSIFLSRLLKSFFLNRPSRRLLAPAWSLPQVLVSLSQPPFEPMHNASLRDLTIKTVFLLAAASGQRRSSIHALTTAPGHIRWEKNKIRLIPHGRFLAKNQRESSLPLEIVLPSISSFSSAREDRFWCPVRALKRNSSSCSKH from the exons ATGAGCCAAACAACTGGATCGAAAGACTCTCCCCGTCAGGGCCCCAATCAAGCCAGTAATAACACTTCCCAGAACAATACGAAAGAGGATGGAGCTATGAAAGATGATGGAGGAAAGAAAACCCCCAATATAGCCAGGTCTAAACGAGGTACAGGGTTCAAAATCCCCCTCAAAGGAAAAGTCAAGACCCCCTCCCAGGCCAAACCCAAGGGGAAGACAGCTAAAACCCCTACTCCGGACGAATTAACCCTCGGGACGTCCGTCACCTTACTGGGAAAGATACCGAAGGTTAAGGGGGCCGAGTTTTCTTTGGACGACTCGGATAAATTCGAGACGATTCCCGTCACCAAGAAAGCGAAGATGGGGGAATCAGGGAAGGACGTAAAAACGGGTTTTCATCCCCCTGACGACACGGACATTGCCTCGGCGGCATGGTTCATGAAGATGTTCCAGGCGGCGCAAAAATGTATGAACTTGTCGAATCAGCCGATTGCAGGCGACACCAGCGCCCCTACCAGATCAGCGGCGCAGACCAAAACTCGGCCCGACAGCCCAGGCGCCCCGACGCCGGACGGGCCGCTGAGGCGTGACGGAGTACCGGCGAAGCGGCCACGGCCAGGACAACGGGACATTGAAAGCCGTACTCGGGGGAGAAGCCCGAGTACCTGTCATGCTCCCTCTATTGATATAAATGAGGATGATTCAAACTCTGAATATGGCTACCATCGGCCCATAGCATCCCGCAAGCGAAAATGGGCAGACTCTTTGCTGTCTCAACTTTCCACTTCAGGATCAGGGAGACAGAGCATTGCTAGCGGTCGTTATGAGAAGGAGGGGGTTTCAGTGATTAGTGAGGGTTTTTCTTCAGCTATTTTTGCTTCCAGCCCCAGCTCTCGCCATGATAGCGTAGAAAGCAAGCCTGTTTCGGCTGCAGATTTGATTACGAAATACTGCCCCCAGCTTAAGGCAGAGACTACCGACTCAGAGGAATCTAAGCCTATTTTCTGTCTCGATTCGGAGCTTGGGAGACAATCTGTCAACTCAGCTGCGGTGAAGCTTGACAAACCCTTCTCATCCTGCCTGAATTACCTTAATGACAGGGGAAGGGACTTACGTCCTACCAACAGAGTGGTTAAGAAGCACTTTCGCTTTGGGGAACGAGACTTTAAGCACGCTTTCAAGACTCCCACAGTCCCAGATGCAGCCTTTTGTGTTGGTGATGCTAAGGCTAAGAGATCGCGCTACTCTAATCAGAATCCACTCGGGTCACGTAGATTTAAGCGTTTGGAGAGTCAGTTGACCTCTATTGACCAGGCAGCCAGGGCATCTATGCGCCTAGCAACCTATCACACATATCTTTTGACAGCCTTTCGGGAATCTGAGAGACTAGGTATCTCCCCAGAGGATCGCAGAGACATATGGGAGTGTGTTATGAAGATTGCAGAATACCAGTTTGAACAG GTTCATCGAAAACAAGCCATTCAAGATGGAATGCCTCTCCAAGATCCTGCCCCTGCTTCGCCCCCACGAGTGGGCGGCATCTATAGACTTATCGGACGCGTATCTTCACGTTCCAATAGCAAGGTCCTCTCAGCATCTCCTAGGTTTCGCAATAGGAGGGGACACTTACCAGTACCAGGCCCTCCCTTTCGGCCTTCGCTCTGCTCCTCGCATCTTTACAAGGCTCGTCAGGGTAATTGCTGTAGAGCTAAGAAGAAGAGGGGTAAAAATTTTTTGCTATCTGGACGATTGGTTGATCCTCGCCCCCTCAGAACAAACCCTTCTCAGACACTTGAAGGTCACAATCGCGTTAACGACAAATTTAGGCCTTCTCATAAACTGGGAAAAATCAAGATTGACTCCAACTCAGACTCCGGATTTCCTTGGAGCATTTATAGACATCCCGCGTCAGGTGGCAGCCCCCCTTCCCCACCGGGTTCAGAGAATGAGAGCAGTCGCGGAGCAACTCCTGTCCAGTCGTCTCTCGACTGCGAAGACTTGGCAGATTTTTCTGGGACTCTTAGCAAGCTTAGTGAATACAGTTCCCCCTTGCAGACTGAGGATGAATTTTCACATAAACAGTTTGGAGATGATTGCGGTGCAGTTAGCCCTCCAACACTTTGCATCCGAGATAGTGGAAAAGTGTGTCCTGATAAAGTCAGACAACCAGACGGTGGTAACATATCACATAGCAGACTTCTTTTCGAGGGGGCGCTATCTCCCCTCGGAATGGATGCTCCACGAGGCTGTGGCCAGGGAGATATTCAATCATTTCGGCAACCCACAGATAGATCTATTTGCCTCAACACTACCAGGGACCCAGCACTACTACCCCGAGCCCAACAAACTGAGGCTCACACTGTGGCCCATTACAGGGCAGCAGCAATCAAGGCTGGACTTTCTGAACGGGCTGCCAATTTCTCAGCAGAACGTTTACGGTCTTCCACACGATCAACCTACGACTCCAGACTCAGTCACTATGTGAGATGGTGTCGGCAGCCTAAGACTAATCCATGCAGGGCATCTGTAGGTGAGATTGCTGaattttttatatctttgtatGACAAGAATTTGGCATGTAATACTATTCGGGGTTACAGGTCTGCCATAGCTGTCCTACACGAAGGCTTTGACAATGGTGAATCTGTTTCCTCGTCTATTTTTCTGTCACGGTTATTAAAGTCCTTCTTTCTTAACAGACCCAGTAGAAGGCTTCTTGCTCCTGCTTGGAGCCTTCCCCAGGTGTTAGTCTCCCTCAGTCAGCCCCCTTTTGAGCCAATGCATAATGCATCTTTGCGGGATTTAACCATAAAAACTGTTTTCCTTCTGGCAGCGGCTTCTGGTCAGAGGCGTAGCTCTATCCATGCTCTTACCACAGCTCCTGGGCATATTCGTTGGGAGAAAAACAAGATTAGACTTATTCCTCATGGCCGTTTTCTTGCTAAGAACCAACGGGAGTCCTCTCTCCCTCTTGAAATTGTTCTACCATCCATAAGTTCCTTTTCTTCAGCTAGGGAGGATAGATTTTGGTGCCCGGTAAGagcattaaagagaaattccagtagttgcagtaaacactga